In Xiphophorus maculatus strain JP 163 A chromosome 15, X_maculatus-5.0-male, whole genome shotgun sequence, the following are encoded in one genomic region:
- the LOC102226395 gene encoding syntaxin-11-like: MRDRLSQLQEMPTGSDESVDYQESTFSDSFSNVDLEDELPHQAVVFDNSPALNNVFSQSQDIHREIQLIRLEVKRLREQNSRMLQGNTTMSTIKKDSNAIGADIKKRAEGILDCLHKMDGTAHKLEEEHGENSAITRIARTQYACLSNGFRDAMFDYNEAEMTHRENCKAQIMRQMEIVGRDVSGEDVEEMIEKGQWNIFTDNVVSEGKTARSALFQIEKRHQELVDLENRIKGIHEIFLDIALLVEEQGPMMDYVQTNVQKTDAGLQDAIVKLKLAKKHDNNNPFKKMFCSCFPCYK, translated from the coding sequence ATGAGGGACAGACTAAGCCAACTGCAGGAAATGCCCACCGGCAGTGATGAGTCGGTGGACTATCAAGAATCCACCTTTTCTGACTCCTTCAGTAACGTCGACCTGGAAGACGAGCTGCCTCATCAGGCGGTTGTGTTTGACAACAGCCCTGCTCTCAATAATGTCTTTTCTCAATCCCAGGATATACATAGAGAGATACAGCTTATCCGACTTGAGGTTAAAAGGCTCCGTGAGCAGAACTCTCGCATGCTCCAGGGAAACACTACCATGAGCACAATTAAAAAAGACTCCAATGCTATAGGAGCAGACATAAAGAAGAGGGCTGAGGGTATTCTAGATTGCCTGCACAAAATGGATGGAACAGCTCACAAGTTAGAGGAAGAGCATGGTGAAAATTCTGCAATCACACGGATCGCCAGAACCCAGTATGCTTGCCTCAGCAATGGCTTTCGAGACGCAATGTTTGACTATAACGAGGCCGAGATGACCCATCGAGAGAACTGCAAAGCCCAGATCATGAGGCAGATGGAGATAGTGGGGCGCGATGTATCAGGCGAAGATGTGGAGGAGATGATTGAGAAGGGCCAGTGGAACATCTTTACTGACAATGTCGTGAGCGAAGGCAAAACGGCCCGATCGGCTCTCTTCCAGATTGAGAAGCGCCATCAAGAGCTCGTAGATCTGGAGAACCGAATCAAGGGAATCCATGAGATATTCCTGGACATTGCCCTGCTGGTGGAGGAGCAGGGCCCAATGATGGACTATGTCCAAACGAATGTTCAAAAAACCGATGCAGGCCTACAAGACGCCATTGTCAAGCTTAAACTAGCTAAAAAGCACGACAACAATAACCcgtttaagaaaatgttttgcagttgCTTCCCATGCTACAAGTAA